A segment of the Micromonospora sediminicola genome:
CGGCGGCGTCCGCCGCTGCTCGCGGCCGCGGGCGCGGAACGTGTGCCTCGCGCCCACCGAGGATGACGGTACCGTGCGAGACATGCAGAACCCGTTGACCCCCGAGGTCCTGGCCGATCCGGTGGCGCTCACCCGTGCCCTGGTCGACATCGAGTCGGTCTCCCTCAACGAGAAGGCGATCGCCGACTGCGTCGAGGAGGTGCTGCGGGGCGTACCGCACCTGACCACCTACCGGCACTCGAACACCGTCATGGCCCGCACCGACCTGGGCCGGGCCCAGCGCGTGGTGCTCGCCGGCCACCTGGACACCGTCCCGCTCAACGGCAACTTCCCGTCGACCATGCGCGGCGACCTGATGTACGGCTGCGGCACCTCCGACATGAAGTCCGGGGTGGCGTTCGCGCTGCACCTGGCGGTGACGCTGCCCGACCCGCGCTACGACGTCACCTACTTCTTCTACGAGGCCGAGGAGATCGAGTCGCGCTACAACGGCCTCACCCTGGTCGGGCAGACCCACCCCGAGTGGCTGCAGGCCGACTTCGCGGTGCTGCTGGAGCCCACGTACGGCATCGTCGAGGCGGGCTGCCAGGGCACGATGCGGGCGATCGTCACCACGCACGGCGAGCGGGCCCACGCGGCACGGTCCTGGCACGGGGTGAACGCCATCCACGGCGCCGGGGAGGTGCTGCGCCGGCTGACCGCGTACGAGGGTCGCCGGGTGACCATCGAGGGCTGCGACTACCGCGAGGGGCTCAACGCGGTGCGGATCACCGGTGGCGTGGCCGGCAACGTCATCCCCGACCACTGCGAGATCGAGATCAACTACCGGTACGCGCCGGACCGCGACCCGGCGGCGGCCGAGGCGCACCTGCGCGAGGTCTTCGTCGGTTTCGACCTGGCGGTCACCGACGCGGCGACCGGAGCCGCCCCCGGGCTGGAGAGCCCGGCGGCGCAGGAGTTCCTGGCGGCGGTCGGCGCCGCGCCGATCGGCAAGCTGGGCTGGACGGACGTGGCCCGCTTCGCGGCCATGGGCATCCCGGCGCTGAACTTCGGTCCCGGCGACCCCAACCTGGCCCACCACAAGGACGAGCACGTCGAGCTGACCAAGATCCGGGACGGCGCGGCCACCCTGCACCGCTGGCTCGCCCCGGCCTGACGTACGCGATCCGGGGCCCGCGCGTGGGCGCGGGCCCCGGACCGTCAGACGGTCGTGGTCAGCGGCGCGTCCGCCTCGCCGGCGTCACCGGCGAGATCGGAGCGGTGGGCCTCCATCATCCGGGTGCGGCGGCGCTCGGCCACCACGTCCCGGATCCGTCGCTGCATCTGTCGGCGGATCCGGATCATCTCGCTGTTGCTGATCAACGCTGGCTCCTCCCCCGAAGTCGCGTCGCCCGGGCATACCGGGTATGTGAATAGTAAGACGTACGGGCGACCGAATTAGTTGCCCGTGATCGCAAAGAATTTCTCGGGCTCGCCGGCCTCCGCGCCGCGTCGGCGGCGCTCCACTACGGTGGCCCCATGAGCGAGAGCAGCGGGAGGCCGGCTGAGCGGGGGCCGCGAGGGGAGCGGCACCGGGGAGCGGTCACGTTGCGCAACCGGGCGATCCCGACCAGCACCGCGGACCAGCGGCTGCTCGACTCCCGGGGGCGCAGCGACTGGAAGACCAAGGACGCCTGGCGGGCGCTGCGGATCCTGTCCGAGTTCGTCGAGGGGTTCGACACCCTCGCCGACCTGCCGCCCGCGGTCAGCGTCTTCGGCTCGGCGCGGAGCAAGCCGGACAGCCCGGAGTGCCGGCTGGCCGAGGAGCTGGGCGGTGCGCTGGCCCGGGCCGGCTACGCGGTGATCACCGGCGGCGGTCCGGGCGTGATGGAGGCCGCCAACCGGGGCGCCGGCGAGGCCGGCGGTCTCTCCGTCGGGCTCGGCATCGAGCTGCCGTTCGAACAGGGCCTCAACGACTGGGTCGACCTGGCCATCGACTTCCGCTACTTCTTCGCCCGCAAGACCATGTTCGTCAAGTACGCCCAGGCGTTCGTGGTGCTGCCCGGCGGCTTCGGCACGATGGACGAGCTGTTCGAGGCGCTGACCCTGGTGCAGACCGGCAAGGTGACCCGGTTCCCGGTCGTGCTGATGGGCGCCGACTACTGGCGCGGCCTGCTCGACTGGCTGCGCGACAGCATGGCCGCCGAGGGCAAGATCGGCCCGAACGACCTGGACCTGATCTGCGTCACCGACGACGTCAACGAGGCGGTCCGACACATCGTCGAGGCCGAGGCGGTGCTCTCGGCCGAGCAGGAGGCGGTCCGCGAGGAGGCCGTGGCCCGGGTGGCCGCCGACCAGCGCGCCGCCGCCGACGCCGCCCCCGAGGGTCCGGCGGGGCAGCCCTGACATGGCCAACGTCTGCGTGTTCTGCGCGTCCTCCCGTACCCTCGACGACCGCTGGCTGGCGCTGGCCACCGAGACCGGCGCGGAGCTGGCCCGGCGGGGCCACACGCTGGTCAGTGGCGGCGGCTGCGTCGGCATGATGGGCGCCGTGACGGACGGCGCGCGCGCCGCCGGCGGTCGCACGGTCGGCGTCATCCCGCAGTCCCTGGTCGACCTGGAGGTCGCCGACCTGGCCGCCGACGAGCTGCTGGTCACCGACGGGATGGCCAGCCGCAAGACGCTGATGGTCGACAAGTCGGACGCGTTCGTCACGCTGCCCGGCGGCCTGGGCACGCTCGACGAGTTGTTCGAGGTCTGGACCACCGCCACCCTCGCCCTGCACGCCAAGCCGATGGTGCTGGTCGACGCCGACGGGTTCTACCGGCCGCTGCTCGACTGGCTCGGTTCGCTGGCCGACCGCCACTTCCTCAAGCCGGCCGGCATGGACCTGCTGATGGTCGCGGACAGCGTGCCCGCCGCCCTCGACCTGATCGACGCCCGCCTCACCTAGCGCCCTTCCCCGCGCCGTCGTGGGTGTGCGTGCCCGGCTCGCGCCGGCCTGCTCTACGCCGTCCCCGGCTCGTGCCCGTCCCGCCCTACGCCGTCCCGGGCTCGTGCCCGCACCGCCTCGTCCTCGGCGCGTGCCCCTGCCCCGCCCACGCCGCGCCGTCGCGCCCGCGCCGCCCCGCTGACACCCATACCGTTCCACTCACCTGCAGCGAAGCGGGCCGGTGGAACGTCATGGGTGTCTGCGAGCCCGTTTGACACCCATGCCGTCCCACTCGTGGCGTGCGGGCCGGGCGGGTGGAACGTCATGGGTGTCTGCGGCGGGCGGGATCCCGCTGCGGGCGGGCTTCGCGCGGGGTTCGAGGGACTGTTCGGGGTGCGGGAGGCCGGGAGCGACCGGCGCCCGGGGCACGCCGCGTCCACTGCCGGCCCGTGTGCCAACCGTTTCCGATGCCCGGGTGAGCTGCGGCGCGTGGGGTGGCGTCGGTTTCCGGGTGTCGTACCGGCGTGGTGGGATGTCGGGTGATGCAGGCGTACCGGTTGGTGCGCCGGCCCGGCGACGCGGGGGCGGGGGTCACCCACGACGCCGGGGCGGGGCAGGGGGTGAGCCGGTCCGACGGGCCGGCCGTGACGCAGCCGCGATCCGGGGGGTCGACGGGCGATGCCGCGCACCCCGCGCACGCCCGGGCCGGGGCCGACGCCGAGGTGGGGTCGGCCGGAGGTGTTCGCCGGCGGGTGGATCCGGTGCAGGCCGAGGTCGTCGCGCACACCGGCGGGCCGATGCTGGTCGTGGGCGGTCCCGGCACCGGGAAGACCGCCACCCTGGTCGAGGCGGTGGCCGCGCGGGTGGCCGAGGGCGTCGATCCGGAACGCGTCCTGGTGCTCACGTTCGGCCGGCGCGCCGCCACCGAGCTGCGCCACCGGATCGAGGCGCGGATCGCCGGCGACGGGCACCGGGTCCTGCGCGAGCCGCTGGTCCGGACCTTCCCGGCGTACGCCTTCGGGCTGCTCCGCCGGGCCGCCGCCGAGCGCGGTGAACCCTCGCCCCGGCTGCTCACCGGCCCGGAGCAGGATCTGATCATCCGGGAGCTGCTCGACGTGGTCGGCGAGGAGCCGGACGACGACCCGGTCGGCTGGCCGGAGGACCTGCGCCCGGCGCTGCGGACCCGGGCGTTCGCCCAGCAGCTCCGCGACCTGCTGATGCGGGCCGCGGAACGGGGCGTCGGCCCGGTCGAGCTGGCCCGGCTGGGCGAGAAGCTGGGCCGCGCCGACTGGCCGGCCGCCGCGCGCTTCCTGCGGGAGTACGTCGCCGTCCTCGCGCTGCGCGACGTGAGCAACCGGGGCTCGGTCGCGTACGACCCGGCGGAGCTGGTGCGGGCGGCCACCGGCATGCTGCTCGACGACCCGGAACTGCTCGCCGCCGAACGCCGCCGGCTGACCCACGTCTACGTGGACGAGCTGGCCGACACCGACCCGGCCCAGCTCGACCTGCTCGCCGTGGTGGCCGGCGGCGGCGCGCCCCTGGTCGCCTTCGCCGACCCCGACTCGTCCACCTACGCGTTCCGGGGCGCGGACCCGGCCGGGATCACCACGTTCCCGCACCGCTTCCGGACCGCCTCTGGCGCGCCGGCCGCCCAGGTCACGCTGACCACCTCCTACCGGGCCGGGCCGGAGCTGCTGGCGGCCACCGCCCGGCTGGCCCGCCGGCTGCGCGGCCCGGCGGCGCACCGGCGGCTGCGCCCGCTCCCGGACGCCCCGCCCGGCGCGGTCGAGGTACGCACGTTCCGCTCGGCCACCAGCGAGTCGGCCTGGCTGGCCCACGCGTTGCGCGAGGCGCACCTGCTCGACGGCGTGCCCTGGTCGCGGATGGCGGTGCTGGTCCGGTCGACCGGCCGGCAACTGCCGTCGCTGCGCCGGGCCCTGCACACCGCCGGCGTGCCCACCGTCGTGCACGGCGAGGACCTGCCGCTGCACCTCCAGCCGGCGGTGGCCCCGCTGCTGCTCCTGCTGCGGTGCGCGCTCGAACCCGACCGGCTGGACGAGGAGACGGCGGTCGCGTTGCTGCACTCGCCGCTGGGCGGGGCCGACCCGTTGGCCGAGCGGCGGCTGCGCCAGGGGTTGCGGGCGCTGGCGCTGGCCGGGGGCGACCGCCGTCCCTCGGGCGAGCTGCTGGTGGAGGCGCTGCGCGACCCGGCCGAGCTGGCCGCGATCGAGCGGCGCTGGGCGGCGCCCGCGCAGGCCGTGGCCCATCTGCTGGCGACCGCCCGGGAGGCCGCCGGCACCCCCGGCGCCACCGCCGAGGACGTGCTCTGGGCGGTGTGGCGGGAGAGCGGGCTGGCCGAGCGCTGGGCCGGGCAGATCACCCGGGGGCGGGCGGCCACCGGTGAGCACGAGACCGCCCAGCGCTGGCGGGCCGAGGCGGCCGACCGCGACCTGGACGCGGTGCTGGTGCTCTTCGACGCGGCGGCCCGGTTCACCGACCGCCTGCCCGGCGCGCGCACCGAGGTCTTCCTCGACCACGTGCTCGGGCAGGAGCTGCCGGCGGACACGCTGGCCGCCTCGGCCGACCGGGGCGAGGCGGTACGCCTGCTCACCGCGCACGCCGCGAAGGGCCTGGAGTGGGACCTGGTGGCCGTCGCCGGGGTGCAGGAGGGCGTCTGGCCGGACCTGCGGCTGCGCGGCAGCCTGCTCGGCTCGGAGCGTCTGGTCGACGTGCTCGCCGGCCGCGCCGACGGGGCCGGCCTGCGGGCCAGCCTGGTCGGGCAGACGTCGGCGTTGCTGGACGAGGAGCGGCGGCTGTTCCACGTGGCGGTCAGCCGGGCCCGGCGCCGGCTGCTGGTCACCGCGGTCGCCTCCGCGGCGGTCGGCGGCGACGACCACGAGGAGCAGCCCAGCCGGTTCCTGCACGAGCTGGCCGCGACCGACCCGCCCGCCACCGGCGCGGGCGGCACCACCCCGCCGGCCCCGAACACCGACGGCCCGAACGATGACGGCCCGAATGGTGACGGCCCGAACGGTGCGCGACCGGACGGTGACGGCCCGAACGGCGACGGCCCGGACGGCGCGCGACCGGACGGTGACGGCCCGAACGGCGACGGGCCGAGGGGCGCCGGCGGGCGCGGCAGGGGACAGCAGCCGGACGGGCCGGTGCCGCACGGCGACGAGCATCCGCAGGACGCGACGCCCGGCGTGCTCCCGGTGACGCTGCCGCCGCGCGGGCTCACCCTGTCCGCGTTGGTGGCGGAGCTGCGTACCGCGGTCACCGACCCGGCGGCGCCGATCAGCCGGCGGCACGCGGCGGCGGGCGAGCTGGCCCGGCTGGCCGCCGCCGGGGTGCCCGGCGCGCACCCGGAGGACTGGTGGGGGCTGCGCGGGCTCTCCGACGACCGGCCGCTGGTCGACGAGGGCGAGCCGGTGCGGGTCACGCCGTCGGCCATGGAGAGCGCGTTGCGGTGCAGCCTGCGCTGGCTGCTGGAGCGGCACGGCGGCAGCGGGCCGGCCAGCGCCGCGCAGGGCGTCGGCAACCTGGTCCACGCCGCCGCGATGCTGGCCGAGGACGCCAGCGTCGACCGGGAGGCTCTGCTGGAGTACGTGGCCGCCCGGTTCGACGCGATCGAGCTGGCCGCCCGGTGGATGGCCGGGCCGGAACGGCAGCGCGCCGAGGCGATGGTCGACAAGTTGCTGCGCTGGCTGGCCGGCAACCCGCGCCGGCTGCTCGCCATCGAGCACGAGTTCGCGGTCCGCCTCGACGACCCGTCCCGCCCGGTCGAGCTGACCGGCCGGGTGGACCGGCTGGAGGTCGACGCCGAGGGGCGGCTCGTGGTGATCGACCTGAAGACCGGCAAGTCGACGGCGGTCACCGAGCGGGAGGTCGCCGAGCATCCGCAGCTCGGGGCCTACCAGGCGGCCGTGGAGGCGGGCGGGTTCGCGGAGTTCGGCGGGGAGTCCGGCGGAGCCGCGCTGGTGCAGCTCGGCACCGGCGCCCGGGACGCCAAGGAGCAGGCCCAGGCCGCGGCCGGCGAAGGCCCCGAGGCCGGTTGGGCGACCGCGTTGGTCCGCCGCACCGCCGACACGATGGCCGCCTCGACATTCGCCGCCGTGGCCAACTCGAAGTGCCGGGTCTGCCCGGTACGCACCAGCTGCCCGGTCTCCGGCCAGGGCCGCCAGGTGGTCGAGCCGCCCCCGGAGAGCTCATGACGATCCAGCCGACGCTGTTCGGCGCCACCGCCACCCCGACGCCGCGCGCCGCCGACGCCGGGCCCCGCTACACACCTGTCGAGCTGGCCCGGCTGCTCCGGCTGCCGGCGCCCACCCGGGAGCAGGCGGCGATCATCGCGGCGCCGGTGGAACCGCTGCTGGTGGTCGCCGGCGCCGGTTCGGGCAAGACCGAGACGATGGCCGCCCGGGTGGTCTGGCTGGTCGCCAACTCCTACGTCCGCCCCGAGCACATCCTCGGGCTCACCTTCACCCGCAAGGCGGCCGGCGAGCTGGCGCACCGGGTGCGGACCCGGCTCGACCAGCTCGTCCGCCGGCTGGGCCGGCAGGGGCGGGACCCGCAGGACGACCCGCTCGCGGGCGAGCCGACCGTCTCCACCTACCACTCGTACGCCGGGCGGATCGTCACCGAGCACGGGCTGCGGGCCGGGTACGAGCCGACCACCCGGCTGCTCACCGAGGCGTCCCGCTGGCAGCTGGTCGACCTGCTGGTCCGCAACTACGACGGCGACATGTCCGAGGTGGACCGGATGCCGTCCACCATCACCGACGCGGTGCTCGCCCTCGCCGGCGAGCTGGACGAGCACCTGGTCGACCCGGACGAGCTGGCGGCCTGGACCGGCCGGTTCTTCGCCGAGGTGCAGTCGCGTCCCGGGCGGGTCTACGCCGACGTGCGCAAGGCGCTCCAGCTCCAGCAGACCCGGCTGAAGCTGCTGCCGCTGGTGCGCGCGTACGCCCGGCGCAAGGACGACTTCGAGGCGATGGACTTCGCCGACCAGCTGGCCCGGGCGGCCCGGGTGGCCCGCGACCACCCCGGCGTCGGCGTGATCGAGCGGGACCGGTTCCGGGTGGTGCTGCTCGACGAGTACCAGGACACCAGCCACGCCCAGGTGGTGCTGCTCAACGCGCTGTTCGGCGGCGGCCACCCGGTGACCGCGGTGGGCGACCCCTGCCAGTCCATCTACGGCTGGCGCGGGGCCAGCGCCGGCACGCTCGACCGGTTCCCCGGCGAGTTCGCCCGCGCCGACGGCACGCCCGCCGCCGTGCTCGGCCTCACCACGAGCTGGCGCAACCGGCCGGAGATCCTCGCGGTCGCCAACGCGCTCTCGGTGCCGTTGCGGGCCGCCGGCGCGCGGGTGCCGGAGCTGCACGCCGCGCTCAGCGTCCGCGACCCGATCCCGCACCGCACGCCGGGCGGGCAGGCCGCCGGCACCGTGCACTGCGCGCTCCTGGAGACGTACGCCGACGAGGCCGACTGGATCGCGGACAGCGTGCTGGCGGCCTGGCGGGGTGCGGCCGCGATGCCGGGCGCGCTGCCGGAGCACATCCCGGCCGACCGCCGGCCGACCACGGCGGTGCTGGTGCGGCTGCGCAGCCAGATCCCGGCGATCGAGGCGGCGCTGCGGGCCCGTGGTCTGCCCGTCGACGTGGTCGGCCTCGGCGGCCTGCTGGACACCCCGGAGGTACGGGACGTGGTCTGCACCCTGCGGGTGCTCGCCGA
Coding sequences within it:
- the dapE gene encoding succinyl-diaminopimelate desuccinylase yields the protein MQNPLTPEVLADPVALTRALVDIESVSLNEKAIADCVEEVLRGVPHLTTYRHSNTVMARTDLGRAQRVVLAGHLDTVPLNGNFPSTMRGDLMYGCGTSDMKSGVAFALHLAVTLPDPRYDVTYFFYEAEEIESRYNGLTLVGQTHPEWLQADFAVLLEPTYGIVEAGCQGTMRAIVTTHGERAHAARSWHGVNAIHGAGEVLRRLTAYEGRRVTIEGCDYREGLNAVRITGGVAGNVIPDHCEIEINYRYAPDRDPAAAEAHLREVFVGFDLAVTDAATGAAPGLESPAAQEFLAAVGAAPIGKLGWTDVARFAAMGIPALNFGPGDPNLAHHKDEHVELTKIRDGAATLHRWLAPA
- a CDS encoding LOG family protein, producing MSESSGRPAERGPRGERHRGAVTLRNRAIPTSTADQRLLDSRGRSDWKTKDAWRALRILSEFVEGFDTLADLPPAVSVFGSARSKPDSPECRLAEELGGALARAGYAVITGGGPGVMEAANRGAGEAGGLSVGLGIELPFEQGLNDWVDLAIDFRYFFARKTMFVKYAQAFVVLPGGFGTMDELFEALTLVQTGKVTRFPVVLMGADYWRGLLDWLRDSMAAEGKIGPNDLDLICVTDDVNEAVRHIVEAEAVLSAEQEAVREEAVARVAADQRAAADAAPEGPAGQP
- a CDS encoding LOG family protein; the protein is MANVCVFCASSRTLDDRWLALATETGAELARRGHTLVSGGGCVGMMGAVTDGARAAGGRTVGVIPQSLVDLEVADLAADELLVTDGMASRKTLMVDKSDAFVTLPGGLGTLDELFEVWTTATLALHAKPMVLVDADGFYRPLLDWLGSLADRHFLKPAGMDLLMVADSVPAALDLIDARLT
- a CDS encoding ATP-dependent helicase, which encodes MQAYRLVRRPGDAGAGVTHDAGAGQGVSRSDGPAVTQPRSGGSTGDAAHPAHARAGADAEVGSAGGVRRRVDPVQAEVVAHTGGPMLVVGGPGTGKTATLVEAVAARVAEGVDPERVLVLTFGRRAATELRHRIEARIAGDGHRVLREPLVRTFPAYAFGLLRRAAAERGEPSPRLLTGPEQDLIIRELLDVVGEEPDDDPVGWPEDLRPALRTRAFAQQLRDLLMRAAERGVGPVELARLGEKLGRADWPAAARFLREYVAVLALRDVSNRGSVAYDPAELVRAATGMLLDDPELLAAERRRLTHVYVDELADTDPAQLDLLAVVAGGGAPLVAFADPDSSTYAFRGADPAGITTFPHRFRTASGAPAAQVTLTTSYRAGPELLAATARLARRLRGPAAHRRLRPLPDAPPGAVEVRTFRSATSESAWLAHALREAHLLDGVPWSRMAVLVRSTGRQLPSLRRALHTAGVPTVVHGEDLPLHLQPAVAPLLLLLRCALEPDRLDEETAVALLHSPLGGADPLAERRLRQGLRALALAGGDRRPSGELLVEALRDPAELAAIERRWAAPAQAVAHLLATAREAAGTPGATAEDVLWAVWRESGLAERWAGQITRGRAATGEHETAQRWRAEAADRDLDAVLVLFDAAARFTDRLPGARTEVFLDHVLGQELPADTLAASADRGEAVRLLTAHAAKGLEWDLVAVAGVQEGVWPDLRLRGSLLGSERLVDVLAGRADGAGLRASLVGQTSALLDEERRLFHVAVSRARRRLLVTAVASAAVGGDDHEEQPSRFLHELAATDPPATGAGGTTPPAPNTDGPNDDGPNGDGPNGARPDGDGPNGDGPDGARPDGDGPNGDGPRGAGGRGRGQQPDGPVPHGDEHPQDATPGVLPVTLPPRGLTLSALVAELRTAVTDPAAPISRRHAAAGELARLAAAGVPGAHPEDWWGLRGLSDDRPLVDEGEPVRVTPSAMESALRCSLRWLLERHGGSGPASAAQGVGNLVHAAAMLAEDASVDREALLEYVAARFDAIELAARWMAGPERQRAEAMVDKLLRWLAGNPRRLLAIEHEFAVRLDDPSRPVELTGRVDRLEVDAEGRLVVIDLKTGKSTAVTEREVAEHPQLGAYQAAVEAGGFAEFGGESGGAALVQLGTGARDAKEQAQAAAGEGPEAGWATALVRRTADTMAASTFAAVANSKCRVCPVRTSCPVSGQGRQVVEPPPESS